A stretch of Orientia tsutsugamushi DNA encodes these proteins:
- a CDS encoding CCA tRNA nucleotidyltransferase yields the protein MTEIPICIIFPSQNIEKLLLMLASSIKSARIIGGAIRNIILGHPVNDIDIATPLLPDQVMDLLKLNNIKCYATGIKFGTVTAVIKQEKFEITTLRQDMQCYGRYAKVEFSNDYFEDAKRRDFTINALSYSFEQSLLYDYFNGLQDLKDRRVIFIGDSDTRIQEDVLRILRFFRFSSYYARSIDQEGYQSCAKYAKSLSILSKERVVQELSKIIISPNAYETLVKMAEINITYYIGLRLKLNLSVFKNVTTIAKKKSILLNVIVLYSVLLSSNDVQDLKEILSNLRFSKAMIRKIVRLCLFLSECQSKNAIFLIRKYWLTRADNIDDYINLALLLGCISDEEANMLKQQVYELTPKLPVSGSDLKELGFKKQAIQEVLLYLNHAWINSDFTLNKQELIDLLKL from the coding sequence ATGACAGAAATTCCTATCTGCATAATATTTCCATCACAAAATATTGAAAAGTTATTGCTTATGCTTGCCAGTTCTATAAAGTCTGCTCGCATTATAGGGGGGGCAATACGTAATATTATATTGGGTCATCCAGTTAATGATATTGACATTGCAACACCATTGCTTCCAGATCAAGTAATGGATTTACTCAAATTAAACAATATAAAGTGTTATGCCACTGGAATTAAGTTTGGTACAGTAACAGCTGTAATAAAGCAAGAAAAATTTGAAATTACAACTTTAAGACAAGATATGCAGTGCTATGGCAGGTATGCCAAGGTAGAATTTTCAAATGATTACTTTGAAGATGCAAAAAGGCGTGATTTTACTATTAATGCTCTTAGTTATTCATTTGAGCAGAGTTTATTATACGATTATTTTAATGGTTTGCAGGATTTAAAAGATAGAAGAGTGATATTTATTGGTGATTCTGATACTCGTATTCAAGAGGATGTTTTAAGAATTTTAAGGTTTTTTAGATTTTCATCATATTATGCCAGATCTATCGATCAAGAAGGATATCAATCGTGTGCTAAGTATGCTAAAAGCTTATCTATTCTGTCTAAGGAAAGGGTTGTTCAGGAGCTAAGTAAGATTATTATTTCTCCTAATGCATATGAAACTTTAGTAAAAATGGCTGAAATTAATATTACATATTATATAGGTCTTAGGTTAAAGTTAAATTTGTCAGTTTTTAAAAATGTAACAACAATTGCAAAAAAAAAATCCATTTTACTAAATGTTATAGTGCTTTATTCGGTATTGCTAAGCAGTAATGATGTACAGGATTTAAAAGAGATTCTTTCAAATTTACGGTTTAGTAAAGCAATGATTAGAAAGATAGTTAGGTTATGCCTTTTTTTATCTGAATGTCAAAGTAAAAATGCTATTTTTTTAATAAGAAAATATTGGTTAACCAGGGCAGATAATATTGATGATTATATTAATTTAGCTTTATTGTTAGGTTGTATTTCTGATGAAGAAGCAAATATGCTTAAGCAGCAAGTTTATGAATTAACACCTAAATTACCAGTTAGTGGTTCTGATCTTAAAGAACTTGGTTTTAAAAAGCAAGCTATTCAAGAAGTATTATTATATCTTAATCATGCTTGGATAAACAGTGATTTTACTCTTAATAAGCAAGAATTAATCGATTTATTAAAGTTATGA
- a CDS encoding HU family DNA-binding protein, protein MSTNNQEREALNKAEFVNFIHKNNTNMTKADIERALNLILRGVEKAIENGHDINIVGFGSFCVRFRAARDGHNPKTGAKIIIPESYQVVFKPGKTLKDACNN, encoded by the coding sequence ATGAGCACAAATAATCAAGAAAGAGAAGCGCTAAACAAAGCTGAATTTGTAAATTTTATACATAAAAATAATACAAATATGACTAAGGCTGATATAGAGCGAGCATTAAACTTAATATTGCGTGGCGTTGAAAAGGCTATTGAAAATGGTCATGATATAAATATTGTAGGCTTTGGAAGCTTTTGTGTAAGATTTAGAGCAGCAAGAGATGGACACAATCCTAAAACTGGGGCTAAAATTATTATTCCTGAAAGTTATCAGGTGGTTTTTAAGCCAGGTAAAACCTTAAAAGATGCATGCAATAATTAA
- a CDS encoding metal ABC transporter substrate-binding protein, whose product MIFFKLKLFRLSVIAFLIFNYCSINIIFAQKKLRIVTSNIPIAAIVKAIVKDLAKVESLEFGQTGCSHGYQLRPGDIYKVQSADLIIYIDDRFEHYMTKLSSFFQSQVIRLSEIEGISLIHNRASTNWHIWYDINNVKLISLELYKLFEKQFDSYARQMLFENYQKLIVQLNIIQEKQIDLFKILSTDIIVLDSAIEYFFNCNKAKVVKVPTNCHGAVTLSAMQQIKSLSKERSLCLILGQRHEITHLSVLFNNKIKVVRLESEMCPTKEGIDDKLILSKLYDIIAKLHDCLPHGNGS is encoded by the coding sequence ATGATTTTTTTCAAACTTAAGTTATTTAGGTTAAGTGTAATAGCTTTTTTAATATTTAATTACTGTAGTATTAATATTATTTTTGCTCAAAAAAAGCTTCGAATTGTTACTTCTAATATTCCAATTGCAGCAATTGTAAAAGCTATAGTTAAAGATCTAGCAAAAGTAGAAAGTTTAGAATTTGGGCAAACAGGTTGTTCTCATGGTTATCAGTTAAGACCAGGTGATATTTATAAAGTTCAATCTGCAGATTTAATAATATATATAGACGATAGATTTGAGCATTATATGACTAAACTATCGTCGTTTTTTCAGTCGCAAGTAATCAGATTATCTGAAATTGAAGGGATAAGCTTAATTCATAACAGAGCAAGTACTAATTGGCATATTTGGTATGATATTAATAATGTTAAATTAATATCATTAGAGCTTTATAAGCTATTTGAAAAACAATTCGATTCTTATGCAAGGCAAATGCTGTTTGAAAATTATCAAAAACTTATTGTACAGTTAAATATAATTCAGGAGAAACAGATTGATCTGTTTAAAATTTTATCTACAGATATTATAGTGTTGGATAGTGCTATTGAGTATTTTTTTAACTGTAATAAAGCAAAAGTTGTAAAAGTACCTACTAATTGCCATGGAGCAGTTACTTTAAGTGCTATGCAACAAATTAAATCTTTATCTAAGGAAAGATCTTTATGTCTGATATTAGGACAGAGACATGAAATAACACATCTGAGTGTATTATTTAATAATAAAATTAAAGTTGTGAGATTAGAGAGTGAAATGTGTCCTACTAAGGAAGGTATTGATGATAAACTGATTTTATCTAAGTTATATGATATCATTGCTAAGTTACATGATTGTTTACCACATGGAAATGGAAGTTGA
- a CDS encoding dicarboxylate/amino acid:cation symporter → MMLWQKVILGLVLGVITGITFPEYVDYIKPIGDIFLRLIKMIIAPLIFFSLVSGIVSVNDSDSLGRLGIKATIAFTLTTLFAVLFGIGIAIILKPGVGITIDLPVNHTNLERAKFDVVNFLINIVPDNALGAIVYSNILQVVFLAIFTGITLNKMSNSSTLRQLFSIISKMIMKMISLIILLAPYGAFALTAWVVGNHGIGILFGLSKLMFAIVLAMIMQYLIFGVLIMVFCRISPLPFYRKSIEYQILALSTSSSKASLVTTMDVCKNKLGVSSATTNFILPLGASINMDGFAINLALTTIFFAQLFGVTLQLHDYFVIILMVTIGTIGGAGIPGASLIMLPMVLSAVNLPIEGVAILVGIDRILDMLRTVINITGDATITLIIDQSEGTFDEETYYS, encoded by the coding sequence ATGATGTTATGGCAAAAAGTAATATTAGGTCTTGTATTAGGAGTAATCACTGGAATCACATTTCCTGAATATGTTGATTATATTAAACCAATAGGTGATATATTTCTACGTTTAATAAAAATGATTATTGCTCCATTGATATTTTTTTCATTAGTATCTGGCATTGTTAGTGTAAATGATTCAGACTCTTTAGGTAGGCTTGGCATTAAAGCTACTATTGCTTTTACATTGACAACTTTATTTGCTGTATTGTTCGGCATTGGAATTGCTATTATTTTAAAGCCTGGTGTAGGTATAACTATTGATTTGCCTGTAAACCATACTAATTTAGAGAGAGCAAAATTTGATGTAGTTAACTTTTTAATAAATATTGTTCCTGATAATGCTTTAGGAGCTATTGTTTACAGCAACATACTACAAGTTGTCTTTTTAGCAATATTTACCGGCATAACTCTTAATAAGATGTCTAACTCATCTACATTACGTCAATTATTTAGTATTATTTCTAAAATGATTATGAAAATGATTTCGTTGATCATTTTATTGGCACCTTATGGAGCATTTGCACTAACTGCATGGGTTGTTGGTAATCATGGTATTGGTATATTATTTGGGTTGTCTAAACTGATGTTTGCAATAGTGTTAGCAATGATTATGCAATATTTAATTTTTGGTGTATTAATTATGGTGTTTTGTCGTATTTCTCCACTGCCGTTTTATAGAAAAAGTATAGAATACCAAATTCTAGCTTTATCTACTAGTAGTAGCAAGGCTAGTTTAGTGACAACTATGGATGTTTGTAAGAATAAATTGGGAGTGTCAAGTGCTACTACTAATTTTATTTTACCATTAGGAGCTTCTATTAATATGGATGGCTTTGCTATTAATCTAGCTTTAACTACAATTTTCTTTGCTCAACTTTTTGGCGTAACCTTACAGTTACATGATTATTTTGTCATAATATTAATGGTGACAATAGGTACTATTGGTGGAGCAGGTATACCAGGTGCTTCATTAATTATGTTGCCTATGGTTCTTTCTGCTGTTAATCTACCTATTGAAGGGGTGGCAATTTTGGTTGGAATTGATAGAATACTTGATATGCTTAGAACTGTAATTAATATTACAGGAGATGCAACTATTACACTGATTATTGATCAGTCAGAAGGAACTTTTGATGAAGAAACTTATTATTCTTAA